Within the Thermus tengchongensis genome, the region CTGGAGAAGGCAGCCCTTTTGATGGAGGAGAAAAAGATCGGAGGCCTTCCGGTGATGGAGGGGGAGAAGCTGGTGGGCATCATCACCGTGACGGATGTCCTGAGGGCCTTTATTGAGGTATTGGGGCTGAGGATGGGGGGCCTGCGCATCACCGTGGACATCCCCGATGTACCCGGGGCCCTGGCCCAGATGGCCCGGGCGGTTCCCCCGGCCAACATCGTGTCCATCGCCACCGCTGCCCACCTAAACGGGTACCAGCGCCTGGTCCTGAGGGTGGTGGGGGAGGATGTGGAGGGTGTCCCTGACCGGCTTCGGGCCGCCGGGGAGCGGGTGGTGGACGTACGCCCTGGCTAAGTACCCCGTCGTGGCTTGCGCCACGACGGGGACCCCAGAGAGAGCCTGAGCAAAGGGCTTCGGCCCTTGTTGGCGAGGCAATCGCCCTGCGCAGGTTTAGGTTCCGTTGCGGTAGGCGGGGTAGGAGCCCAGCACCTTCAAGAAGGCGGCCCGCCGCAAGAGGCCCAGAAGGGCTTGGGCGGGGCCGGGGTCTTCCAGGTGGCCCTCGAGGTCCAGGTAGAAGAGGTA harbors:
- a CDS encoding CBS and ACT domain-containing protein gives rise to the protein MLVRDWMTKDPLTVAPDTPVLEAINLLKNKGFRRLPVVKDGKLIGLVTDKDLKDAMPSKATTLSVWEMNYLLSKLTVQEVMAKPVITVEADAPLEKAALLMEEKKIGGLPVMEGEKLVGIITVTDVLRAFIEVLGLRMGGLRITVDIPDVPGALAQMARAVPPANIVSIATAAHLNGYQRLVLRVVGEDVEGVPDRLRAAGERVVDVRPG